A region from the Brevibacterium paucivorans genome encodes:
- a CDS encoding TetR/AcrR family transcriptional regulator: MSYWEHRKPVQRLRAVDIVEVARVAVRLLDGGGLKALTLRAVAEQVGVAPTSLYSRVESVDDLFDLALDTALADDPVMSESIRTADLPSLMQAFFAHLTTHRWAGQVIGMRPPRGPAYLALSERMCVLLEQADAPDPLGTAYRLSNMVIGASLTAPMASDEKRVAIDPDQAPTYARLHATHQISPQEILSDGITALLS, from the coding sequence GTGAGTTACTGGGAACATCGCAAACCTGTGCAACGCCTCCGTGCTGTAGATATCGTCGAGGTTGCGAGGGTGGCGGTGAGACTGCTGGACGGCGGTGGGTTGAAGGCACTCACCTTGCGAGCCGTAGCGGAGCAGGTGGGCGTCGCGCCAACTAGCCTGTACTCCCGCGTGGAATCAGTTGACGATCTATTCGATCTTGCCCTAGACACGGCGCTTGCGGATGATCCCGTGATGTCCGAATCTATCCGCACTGCTGACCTTCCCTCACTGATGCAAGCATTCTTCGCGCACCTCACGACCCACCGGTGGGCTGGACAAGTCATCGGCATGCGCCCTCCTAGAGGCCCCGCGTACCTAGCCCTATCTGAGCGGATGTGCGTCCTGCTCGAACAAGCGGATGCCCCGGATCCGCTTGGAACGGCCTACCGATTGTCCAATATGGTGATTGGTGCCTCTCTGACTGCTCCCATGGCGTCTGACGAGAAGCGCGTCGCCATCGACCCTGACCAAGCCCCCACCTACGCGCGACTCCATGCGACGCACCAGATCAGTCCGCAAGAGATTCTCTCCGACGGCATCACGGCACTCCTGTCGTGA
- a CDS encoding cation:proton antiporter: MDILFTVLVGVFGIGGCLIVLGSSIAMFRARDALSRINVFSPVTGLGMPMILVAAYVHSLWAEGFSVWRTFATVVAFLALIAVSSVASNVLSRATFVSGSPVSRATVPNRLAYAKDPDEDSKLAAQAYREAKQAERDGNSKPQRDFYGEWR; this comes from the coding sequence ATGGATATTCTTTTCACAGTCTTGGTAGGCGTGTTCGGTATTGGCGGATGCCTCATTGTGTTGGGGTCGTCCATCGCCATGTTCCGGGCACGGGACGCACTGTCGCGTATCAACGTGTTTTCGCCGGTCACCGGCCTGGGTATGCCCATGATTCTGGTCGCTGCCTACGTGCATTCGCTGTGGGCCGAAGGCTTCAGCGTGTGGCGCACGTTTGCCACGGTGGTGGCATTCTTGGCGTTGATCGCGGTGTCGTCGGTGGCGTCGAACGTACTGTCTCGTGCCACGTTTGTGTCAGGGTCTCCCGTGTCTAGGGCGACTGTGCCTAACCGCCTGGCGTACGCAAAAGACCCTGACGAGGATTCGAAGCTGGCGGCTCAGGCCTACCGCGAAGCCAAGCAAGCTGAACGGGACGGCAATTCTAAGCCTCAGCGTGACTTCTACGGTGAGTGGCGGTAG
- a CDS encoding monovalent cation/H+ antiporter complex subunit F, whose amino-acid sequence MTIILWTCIAILVVSIVLGLVRALTAPESGSRAVVGDLVYFGAVGILAFIGMLVNISIVIDVLFLSSLLGILATVALSRILTRGHR is encoded by the coding sequence ATGACGATCATTCTGTGGACGTGCATCGCGATTCTTGTCGTCTCGATTGTCTTGGGTTTGGTGCGCGCGCTCACCGCACCTGAGTCCGGTTCGCGTGCCGTGGTGGGAGACCTTGTGTACTTCGGGGCGGTGGGAATCCTCGCATTTATTGGGATGTTGGTGAACATCTCCATTGTTATTGACGTGCTCTTCTTGTCGTCGTTGCTGGGGATCTTGGCGACCGTGGCTCTGTCTCGCATTCTCACTCGAGGGCACAGGTGA
- a CDS encoding antibiotic biosynthesis monooxygenase family protein → MALVKINQLSVEPGQAQELEARFAARKKSVDQEPGFLGFELLRPTGDNTDYFVVTRWESEESFQNWVAKRHPRNPNETVSAAKGMLEFEVVEL, encoded by the coding sequence ATGGCACTCGTTAAGATCAACCAGCTCTCAGTCGAACCTGGCCAGGCCCAAGAGCTTGAGGCTCGTTTCGCCGCACGCAAGAAATCAGTTGACCAGGAGCCGGGCTTTCTAGGTTTCGAGCTTCTGCGTCCCACCGGTGACAACACCGACTACTTCGTTGTGACCCGGTGGGAATCTGAAGAGTCGTTTCAGAACTGGGTTGCTAAGCGCCACCCACGCAACCCAAACGAGACCGTCTCTGCGGCGAAAGGGATGCTCGAGTTCGAGGTTGTAGAACTCTAA
- a CDS encoding ABC-three component system middle component 6, whose product MLLPTKGIEPQRALLTIGASLISLLESPATVSGLWERFLKYSSEVRGDSKVTFDWFALALSMLFAIDAVSWNESGQLVRRHVSA is encoded by the coding sequence ATGTTACTACCTACTAAAGGTATCGAGCCTCAGCGTGCTTTGCTGACCATTGGGGCAAGCCTGATCTCGCTCTTGGAATCGCCCGCAACCGTGTCGGGGCTTTGGGAGCGGTTCTTGAAGTACTCAAGTGAGGTTCGCGGAGACTCCAAGGTCACCTTCGATTGGTTCGCCTTGGCATTGTCTATGTTGTTTGCGATTGATGCAGTTTCCTGGAATGAATCTGGGCAGTTGGTGAGACGGCATGTTTCTGCATGA
- a CDS encoding ABC-three component system protein, with amino-acid sequence MIDSAWKSWYRARHDQRCIASGDAFEDYATALLARLHSDYLNPAPMGKHGDGGCDGLADNGSILYACYGQRATTGVDQKTKDKLESDFARGLACWNGFSTWRFVTNALFGPLPTKSVLALRQQHASGTQRPITIEIWQVDDLWWKAADKLTPAQLDEVIPGVPHAENVELADLVELILSLEDVDGDGPDHIESIRPVPSTKMDFNNLPETTRAEFNAGRLLSARIDKWFSEQADPALRDEKAQRFRVIYQEARQATRDVREIVRRVYGALGGQDFDLSTKRANAVYAVTAYFFDSCDIFEEPPADNAGGEVRHVTTY; translated from the coding sequence ATGATCGACTCGGCATGGAAGAGCTGGTATCGAGCAAGACATGACCAGCGGTGCATCGCTTCCGGCGATGCTTTCGAGGACTACGCCACGGCGCTCTTGGCCCGCCTTCACAGTGACTACCTGAACCCAGCCCCGATGGGCAAGCACGGCGACGGGGGCTGTGACGGACTCGCTGACAACGGATCGATCCTATACGCCTGCTATGGGCAGCGAGCCACTACCGGCGTTGACCAGAAGACCAAGGACAAGTTGGAGTCTGACTTCGCCAGAGGGCTCGCTTGTTGGAACGGCTTCTCAACTTGGCGGTTCGTCACGAACGCTCTCTTTGGCCCCTTGCCGACGAAGAGTGTCCTAGCTCTGCGACAACAACACGCGTCGGGGACGCAACGTCCCATCACTATCGAGATCTGGCAGGTTGACGATCTGTGGTGGAAGGCCGCTGACAAGCTAACTCCAGCGCAGCTAGATGAAGTAATCCCAGGCGTCCCGCATGCCGAAAACGTGGAGCTTGCCGATCTTGTGGAGCTCATTCTCTCTCTGGAGGATGTAGACGGAGATGGCCCTGACCACATCGAATCCATCCGCCCAGTCCCCTCCACCAAGATGGACTTCAATAACCTCCCGGAGACTACGAGGGCAGAGTTCAATGCGGGAAGGCTGCTTTCGGCACGTATCGACAAATGGTTCTCCGAACAGGCAGATCCTGCGTTGCGTGATGAGAAAGCTCAACGCTTCCGTGTCATCTACCAAGAGGCTCGACAAGCTACAAGGGACGTGCGCGAGATTGTTCGTCGAGTCTATGGGGCGCTTGGTGGGCAGGACTTCGATCTGTCCACGAAGCGGGCTAACGCCGTATACGCCGTCACGGCTTACTTCTTCGACTCATGCGACATTTTTGAGGAGCCGCCTGCTGATAATGCTGGAGGCGAGGTGCGGCATGTTACTACCTACTAA
- a CDS encoding GNAT family N-acetyltransferase, whose translation MTDEFEIKIRPLAVSDARSMFEELQDMRIYTFIDERPPENLEQLQERYRVLCGGAPQGLGVRWLNWIILNDRDDEPLGTLQATIDEEAHRASIAYVLLPKMWGKGIASRSTEWLLGCLHDDYGVTEAQVEIHEHNVRSLNLARRLGFVDAEVRREGDHNEVVLRLSLGADRDSSRA comes from the coding sequence ATGACTGACGAGTTCGAGATTAAGATCAGGCCCCTCGCGGTATCTGATGCTCGGTCGATGTTTGAAGAGCTCCAAGACATGCGCATCTATACCTTTATTGATGAGCGACCGCCTGAGAACCTCGAACAGTTGCAAGAGCGTTATAGGGTCCTCTGTGGGGGAGCACCGCAGGGTCTTGGTGTGAGATGGCTCAACTGGATCATCTTGAACGACAGAGACGATGAACCACTGGGCACACTTCAGGCAACGATCGACGAGGAGGCTCATCGTGCTTCCATCGCCTACGTGTTGTTGCCCAAGATGTGGGGCAAAGGGATCGCCTCGAGGTCGACAGAGTGGCTTTTAGGCTGTTTGCATGATGATTACGGGGTCACTGAGGCTCAAGTCGAGATTCACGAACATAATGTGAGGTCGCTGAACCTTGCCCGTCGTTTGGGTTTCGTTGATGCCGAGGTGCGTCGAGAAGGCGATCACAATGAGGTCGTCCTGCGCCTTAGTCTTGGTGCTGACCGCGATTCATCGAGGGCGTGA
- a CDS encoding Na+/H+ antiporter subunit E translates to MLALRSIVYLAWLGKEIISGTLDVVLNLFKTGDYGKPMIVEVPMRCVTDVEITLFASSITITPGTLVVATGPGTATAPPTLFVHSMFADSEEEVLEGLFDMESRLLRTLRGRAPGEIPESVGLTAGDGDVNKRQATEEES, encoded by the coding sequence ATGTTGGCACTGAGATCGATTGTGTACCTGGCGTGGCTGGGCAAGGAGATCATCAGCGGAACGCTCGACGTGGTTCTCAACCTGTTCAAAACAGGCGACTATGGCAAACCGATGATTGTGGAAGTGCCCATGCGGTGCGTGACAGATGTTGAAATTACGCTGTTTGCTTCGTCGATTACGATCACGCCGGGAACCCTGGTGGTTGCGACGGGACCGGGAACGGCGACCGCGCCACCCACGCTGTTCGTGCATAGTATGTTCGCGGATTCCGAAGAGGAAGTACTCGAAGGGCTATTCGATATGGAGTCGCGTCTTTTGAGGACACTTCGCGGGCGAGCCCCGGGGGAGATCCCTGAATCGGTGGGCCTGACCGCAGGCGACGGGGATGTAAACAAACGCCAGGCGACGGAAGAGGAATCATGA
- a CDS encoding ABC-three component system protein has protein sequence MFLHELGSSDSRFKRLRFHEGMNILLADKTNESTSGDSRNGAGKTSFVKIMRYLLGGGIADSLKVEALSKHSFWAKIDFGESAGISRVERPVSPQTKVYIDGATTSVDDWKRELSAILGIPDSVRRPTVGQLFGQLARDYFGDPLKTHRVESDWESGTRMGFFLGFSPEILAKAGAVTALEKNRKALSKAISEGAIGAITLSEPELRARLAQAREKRSRLESNLSGFRVDEQYADHQADADRLTHAIRELNDEGLSLERRKRDLELAMTEERPAVAGTDLARQLESMYAEVGIVLPGAATHRFAEGAEFHASVVRNRQMYLQAELLSVTQRLAEVNSERQALDQRRSSIMNLLNDSMALETFRSAERELTDLDALVADLERKLELVQSVSDTGIRLRTMMSEAESSVRTEIADRELPLESAIVLFQQLGEEIYADRNVSLLIEATRKGVLKVVPKIDGDASAGILGVKTFLLDMVCAVTAIQLGRAPRILVHDSQLFDSMDDRQISSCLNIGARLADEVGFQYVVTLNSDRLTAAESEGFDRRSYVIDPVLTDSGEEGGLFGFRFI, from the coding sequence ATGTTTCTGCATGAACTAGGCTCGTCCGACTCGCGCTTCAAGCGGCTGCGGTTTCACGAGGGGATGAACATCCTACTCGCGGACAAAACGAACGAATCCACGTCCGGGGATAGCCGGAACGGGGCGGGTAAGACCAGTTTCGTCAAAATAATGCGCTACCTGCTCGGCGGTGGTATTGCCGACAGTCTCAAGGTTGAGGCATTGTCCAAACACTCCTTCTGGGCAAAAATTGACTTCGGAGAGTCGGCAGGGATTAGCCGAGTGGAAAGGCCTGTTTCGCCGCAAACGAAGGTCTATATTGATGGTGCCACGACTAGCGTTGATGACTGGAAACGTGAACTCTCTGCAATTTTAGGTATTCCCGATTCTGTCAGAAGGCCGACAGTGGGCCAGTTGTTTGGACAGCTCGCCCGCGACTACTTCGGTGATCCGCTCAAGACTCATCGTGTCGAGTCCGATTGGGAGTCCGGCACCCGGATGGGTTTCTTCCTCGGATTTTCCCCCGAGATTCTCGCGAAAGCAGGCGCAGTAACCGCGCTGGAGAAGAATCGAAAGGCACTCAGTAAGGCCATCTCCGAAGGTGCAATCGGAGCTATCACGCTCAGTGAGCCGGAACTGCGCGCCCGTTTGGCTCAGGCGCGTGAGAAGCGGTCGCGTTTGGAGTCCAATCTCTCGGGGTTCAGAGTCGACGAGCAGTATGCCGACCACCAGGCGGATGCAGACCGCCTGACCCACGCAATCAGAGAGCTCAACGATGAGGGACTCTCGCTTGAACGGCGGAAGCGTGACCTTGAACTTGCAATGACAGAAGAGCGTCCAGCAGTTGCAGGGACGGACCTAGCCAGGCAACTGGAGAGTATGTATGCGGAGGTCGGCATCGTCTTGCCAGGAGCTGCAACCCACCGGTTCGCCGAGGGTGCTGAGTTTCATGCTTCGGTAGTGCGAAATCGGCAAATGTACCTTCAAGCAGAGCTTCTGTCCGTCACTCAGCGCTTGGCGGAGGTCAACTCGGAACGTCAGGCCCTCGATCAGCGACGCTCGAGCATCATGAATCTATTGAACGACTCAATGGCATTGGAAACATTCCGAAGCGCTGAACGTGAACTCACGGATCTGGATGCTCTTGTTGCTGATCTGGAGCGGAAACTCGAACTTGTGCAGTCTGTCAGCGACACCGGGATCCGCCTGCGCACAATGATGTCCGAGGCCGAATCGAGCGTTCGAACTGAGATCGCAGACCGCGAGCTTCCTCTGGAATCAGCCATCGTTTTGTTTCAGCAGCTCGGCGAAGAGATCTATGCCGACCGCAACGTCTCTTTGCTGATTGAAGCTACACGCAAGGGCGTGCTGAAAGTTGTGCCGAAGATTGATGGTGATGCATCAGCGGGAATTCTAGGTGTCAAGACCTTCCTGCTTGACATGGTGTGCGCAGTCACGGCAATTCAACTCGGTCGCGCCCCACGAATTCTGGTACACGACAGTCAGTTGTTTGACTCTATGGACGATCGCCAAATTTCTTCTTGTCTCAACATTGGCGCTCGGCTGGCAGATGAGGTTGGGTTCCAGTACGTCGTGACTCTTAACTCGGATCGTCTGACAGCCGCTGAATCCGAAGGATTCGACCGGCGGAGTTACGTTATCGATCCGGTGCTCACCGACTCGGGGGAAGAAGGTGGGCTGTTCGGGTTCCGCTTCATCTAA
- a CDS encoding MerR family transcriptional regulator — protein MTDMRMADLARRSRLTVATIKYYIREGLLQPGRRTGVNQAVYDESHLERLHLIRALAKVAGLPLNKIREVVQAVSNESSMLEAMAVTQDALVGDVETRDTDTEAAELLAQVVETRGWRCQPNSPAHVVAVRAIAELNAEELTMFTDRIDDYALAADNIGHTDVQTVSTAESLDATIRGVVLGSALRRPLLDALVLLAQQHYANVLADE, from the coding sequence ATGACCGACATGCGGATGGCGGATCTGGCTCGACGCTCACGACTTACTGTGGCCACGATCAAGTACTACATCCGCGAGGGGCTACTTCAGCCCGGGCGACGCACGGGAGTGAATCAAGCCGTTTACGATGAATCGCACCTCGAACGGCTCCACCTCATTCGTGCACTAGCAAAAGTCGCTGGTCTTCCTTTGAATAAGATTCGTGAGGTCGTGCAGGCCGTCAGCAACGAGTCGTCCATGCTCGAAGCAATGGCCGTCACACAGGACGCTCTCGTCGGTGATGTAGAGACCAGGGACACCGATACTGAAGCAGCGGAGCTACTGGCGCAAGTTGTCGAAACGCGCGGATGGCGGTGTCAACCCAACTCACCCGCACACGTGGTAGCCGTGCGAGCAATAGCCGAACTTAATGCTGAAGAACTCACCATGTTCACAGACCGCATCGATGACTACGCGCTAGCAGCAGATAACATTGGTCATACCGACGTCCAAACAGTCAGCACCGCGGAGAGCCTGGATGCCACTATCCGCGGTGTCGTCCTCGGAAGCGCACTCCGACGCCCTCTTCTCGACGCTCTCGTTCTTCTAGCTCAGCAACACTACGCAAACGTTCTTGCTGACGAGTGA
- a CDS encoding DUF1697 domain-containing protein, which yields MTRWLVMPRGINVGNNNRVPMAELRSALTDAGFEAVVTIGQSGNIIATRSGSEDQVIIEVQSVMADAFGVTVPMVVRQADEVREVLASNPLADVATDYSKYLAIFLSATPAMAEVAALESEDVSPEVVRLIGRTAFVWTPGGVKAMKVSHTALEKRFGGTATARNWNTLMKIATKL from the coding sequence ATGACTCGCTGGCTTGTCATGCCGCGTGGCATCAACGTAGGCAACAACAACCGGGTACCGATGGCTGAACTGCGTTCCGCGCTCACTGACGCGGGGTTCGAGGCTGTCGTCACGATTGGTCAAAGTGGCAACATTATCGCCACTCGGTCAGGGAGTGAGGATCAAGTAATCATTGAGGTGCAGTCGGTAATGGCTGATGCCTTTGGAGTTACGGTCCCCATGGTGGTGCGGCAGGCCGATGAAGTTCGCGAGGTCTTGGCGAGCAATCCTTTAGCAGACGTTGCTACCGACTATTCCAAGTACTTGGCTATCTTCCTGTCTGCAACGCCCGCTATGGCGGAAGTTGCGGCCCTAGAGTCAGAAGATGTCAGTCCTGAAGTAGTACGGCTCATCGGGCGCACCGCGTTCGTGTGGACCCCTGGTGGCGTCAAGGCGATGAAGGTCTCACACACTGCCTTGGAGAAGCGCTTCGGGGGGACGGCGACCGCTCGAAATTGGAACACGCTCATGAAAATCGCTACCAAGCTCTAA
- a CDS encoding GNAT family N-acetyltransferase: MLDATALPMVLGNTRLRTLSDRDAEAFATGTRHVSVRRFGHLPEPSYTPDSVRRMIREEVAAGLSSGTLAVLALADTETNRFVGSLVLFDVSSETAEVGFWIHSNARGEGHARRGLDLASRFARSSGLRTLTARTLPENKASQQCLTTAGFREVERSAGTTPAGQQEELFHYRRDLIPSTQWPLVTERLQLRLHNADDAEWLHELYSQPDVARYLLDEPWTAEVTREKLAERLAKTSIDGETGALALVIEHADAPIGDVALWLTDHEHRQGEIGWVLDPAHGGQGFASEAVRAVLALGFDHYKLHRITAQIDARNNASAALARRVGLRLEAHHIQDWFSKGEWTDTLVYAPLASEEWARRELRGRF; the protein is encoded by the coding sequence ATGCTTGATGCCACCGCCCTTCCGATGGTCTTGGGGAACACTCGTTTACGCACCTTGTCCGATCGGGACGCAGAAGCATTTGCGACAGGCACCAGACATGTATCTGTTCGGCGCTTCGGCCACCTTCCCGAGCCGAGCTACACCCCCGACTCCGTGCGGCGGATGATCCGCGAAGAGGTCGCCGCAGGCCTATCGTCCGGCACGTTGGCAGTCCTCGCGCTTGCGGATACCGAGACAAACCGGTTTGTGGGCTCATTGGTGCTCTTCGACGTCAGTTCCGAGACTGCCGAGGTCGGGTTCTGGATTCATTCCAATGCTCGCGGAGAAGGGCACGCCCGTCGGGGGTTGGATCTGGCGTCGCGTTTCGCACGGAGCAGTGGGCTTCGAACCTTGACGGCGCGCACACTCCCGGAGAACAAGGCCTCCCAGCAATGCTTGACGACCGCAGGGTTCCGTGAGGTCGAGCGATCCGCAGGGACCACGCCCGCAGGACAGCAAGAGGAACTGTTTCATTACCGGCGCGATCTCATACCAAGCACCCAGTGGCCGTTGGTGACGGAACGGCTCCAACTTCGTCTGCATAATGCTGACGATGCCGAATGGCTTCACGAGCTGTATTCGCAACCCGACGTTGCTCGCTACCTGTTGGACGAGCCATGGACCGCAGAAGTCACCCGCGAAAAACTCGCCGAGCGGCTAGCGAAGACCAGCATCGATGGCGAGACTGGTGCACTTGCGCTGGTCATCGAACATGCCGACGCCCCGATCGGGGACGTCGCATTGTGGCTCACAGATCACGAACACCGCCAGGGCGAGATCGGGTGGGTCCTTGACCCGGCACACGGTGGGCAAGGTTTCGCCAGCGAAGCCGTCCGAGCGGTACTCGCCCTCGGGTTTGACCACTACAAGCTCCACCGCATCACCGCGCAGATAGATGCCCGCAACAATGCCTCCGCAGCCCTCGCTCGCCGCGTCGGGCTCCGGCTAGAAGCACATCACATCCAGGACTGGTTCAGCAAGGGCGAATGGACCGACACCCTCGTTTACGCGCCACTTGCCTCCGAAGAATGGGCGAGGCGTGAACTACGCGGAAGATTCTAA
- a CDS encoding DUF3224 domain-containing protein gives MTTLRGPFEVTTDSEPPFYEQHGVIINHNVVRKTFTGAVTGTSEAHMIAARTPDPGSAGYVAIEHFTGTVDGKEGTFVLQHHGIVAHGEPELSVVIVPGTGTGELTGISGTLTIDNVDGDHTYTFDYKLA, from the coding sequence ATGACCACCCTTCGCGGACCATTTGAGGTCACCACTGACAGTGAGCCCCCTTTCTATGAGCAGCACGGGGTCATAATCAACCACAATGTGGTGCGTAAAACCTTCACCGGTGCGGTCACCGGTACCTCCGAAGCGCATATGATCGCAGCGCGTACCCCGGATCCCGGTTCGGCTGGTTATGTCGCGATCGAACACTTCACCGGCACCGTTGATGGCAAGGAAGGCACCTTCGTCCTGCAACACCATGGAATCGTCGCTCATGGGGAACCAGAGTTGTCCGTGGTTATCGTTCCTGGGACGGGTACTGGTGAGTTGACCGGGATCAGTGGCACCTTGACCATCGACAACGTAGACGGTGACCACACCTATACGTTTGACTACAAACTCGCATGA
- a CDS encoding anthrone oxygenase family protein, giving the protein MNWIEIVAILVIGFVGSAEFGSVALVHPVVRKLGPDDQLVFEKGLLRTYGRIMPIGMTLAPIIAIILAFATPSVWLFAAAISLALALVVTIVGNVPINLRTGRIDQEVAPEGFIAMRRRWDVFQLTRGSLQLLGFILVTIGTAGA; this is encoded by the coding sequence ATGAACTGGATAGAGATCGTTGCCATACTTGTCATCGGATTTGTCGGATCTGCCGAGTTCGGCTCAGTCGCACTAGTGCATCCGGTCGTTCGCAAACTTGGTCCAGACGATCAGCTCGTTTTCGAAAAGGGTCTGTTGAGAACGTATGGAAGGATCATGCCGATCGGCATGACGCTCGCCCCAATCATCGCAATCATCCTCGCCTTTGCGACTCCCTCGGTATGGCTGTTCGCTGCCGCTATCAGTCTGGCTCTTGCTCTCGTGGTCACGATTGTCGGCAATGTTCCAATCAATCTGCGCACTGGCCGTATCGATCAGGAGGTCGCCCCCGAAGGGTTTATTGCTATGCGACGTCGCTGGGATGTCTTCCAGCTGACCCGCGGATCACTTCAATTGCTCGGCTTCATCCTCGTTACCATCGGCACCGCTGGTGCATGA
- a CDS encoding alpha/beta fold hydrolase, translating to MDFIDSVATTFDIPVEAGTLTTSAWLYPPTHVETASATSSHRPILFIHGFRGDHHGMALIAHNLRTHEALVPDLPGFGQTPPLPTTTLDSYTKFIDELYAQATTHFGTEPVLAGHSFGSILAAHWAANNPTIPGLVLMNPITISPRDSAGKIATKITELYYHLGRDLPTHLGRSLLSNWLIVRAMSMTMATTDDPGLRKYIHEQHHRYFSTFSDPHTLSDAFDVSMTASVAEVSGRLTMPVLVIAGQRDLIVPIQSTNKFIETLPNARARVFDGVGHLVHYEAAEATARAIEDFADELSDSAHCTQPERITHGTR from the coding sequence ATGGACTTTATTGACTCAGTCGCCACGACTTTCGACATCCCCGTGGAAGCGGGAACGCTTACCACCTCGGCGTGGCTGTACCCTCCCACCCACGTAGAAACCGCCTCGGCGACTTCTTCACACCGCCCCATCCTTTTCATTCACGGATTCCGCGGCGACCACCACGGCATGGCCCTCATCGCACACAACCTGCGCACGCACGAAGCGCTGGTCCCTGACCTTCCCGGCTTCGGCCAGACTCCCCCACTGCCAACCACGACCCTCGATTCTTACACCAAGTTCATCGACGAACTGTACGCACAAGCCACGACCCACTTCGGCACAGAACCGGTGCTGGCCGGTCACTCGTTCGGCTCGATCCTCGCGGCACACTGGGCAGCCAACAATCCCACCATTCCCGGGCTCGTGCTCATGAACCCCATCACCATCTCCCCTCGCGACAGCGCCGGCAAGATCGCAACCAAAATCACAGAGCTGTACTACCACCTCGGCCGGGACCTGCCCACACACCTGGGCCGTAGCCTGCTCTCCAACTGGCTAATCGTCCGTGCCATGAGCATGACCATGGCCACTACCGACGACCCTGGCCTGCGCAAATACATCCACGAGCAGCACCACCGCTACTTCTCCACCTTCTCTGACCCCCACACGCTCAGTGACGCTTTCGACGTGTCCATGACCGCTAGCGTCGCCGAGGTGTCAGGCCGGCTGACAATGCCCGTGTTAGTGATTGCCGGGCAGCGCGACTTGATTGTGCCCATCCAGTCAACAAACAAGTTCATCGAAACACTTCCCAACGCCCGTGCCCGCGTCTTCGACGGAGTCGGCCATCTGGTCCACTACGAAGCAGCCGAAGCCACCGCTCGGGCAATTGAAGACTTCGCTGATGAACTCAGCGACTCTGCACACTGCACGCAACCAGAAAGGATCACCCATGGCACTCGTTAA